Genomic segment of Salvia hispanica cultivar TCC Black 2014 chromosome 2, UniMelb_Shisp_WGS_1.0, whole genome shotgun sequence:
ttgaaagaagagatgttgacgtctttgccaatataattgggaaatttgagcctttgaatgaaactaagtatcttaggagcttttatgAGCTGTTACCTTAGTTCTAGGTTAAAATGTACAAATTGTATGCTTCGGgagaagatatagttttaccttagtgatagcttaataacccttgagaccctttgttggcataatttggaaattagtcgagcataggatagttgttatcgatcccgtaggattctaccTTCCCAATTCTTGATCTATATCCGTTACCTTTCTCTTGCGTTTATTTGtctaaattgtttttatttgctttatgcTTTGCTTTCAAGTAGATTTAGAAAACTAAAACTTTCCGATTCTTCTAGATAGTAGTTAAGGTTGACTCGTGATACTTAGGTTAACACTCATTGTCTatgtggatacgatactcttgcttactatttgctacaaTAGCCCcatacacttgcgggtatatttgtgtttaaaataagttgagtcaataATGTGTGTAGCGTGTGTATCATGTGCAGTGTGTActttgtgtatagtgtgtgtattttgtgtatagtgtgtgcagtgtgtgtattttgtgtgtagtgtgtattttgtgtagtgtgtggaatgtgtatattttgtgtatagtgtgtgtgcagtgtgtgtattttttgtATAGCGTGTCTAgagtgtgcagtgtgtgtatttgtgtatagtatatgtattttgtgtaaagtatgtgtgagtgtgtattttgtgtatagtgtgtgtgcacaaattcttcaaattcaatttcatattaaactttattttaccaaacttaggatttagaattgaataaagttagtgcagtgtgtgtatttgtgtatataattttttattgcttaAGATTTAGCAACAGTCGCATTTGTGCACGTTCTTGTACGAATTGCTTTCACCTGAAGCAAGTTTCATTAATGATCGACTAAATAACAATCATTACAATGAATCAGATAATAATCTATGTTTCCATCTTTACAAGTTACAACCACACTCAATGTCTCATGCATGCTCTCGAGAATTGTTGATACTATTTGTGTCTTGGTTATTATAGACGGCTTGATTAGTGGTGGAGTAGTATTTGTGAGGTCAAGGTTATTTTCAAATCTCATCTTAATTTGAAGGTGTGTATCAACTATCAAATATAGTAGTGTCTTTTTTCCATTTGAacagaaaaaataatggaatataatatgtttggtattgttttttaaataattcaacacatgacaaattgcattattttttctattactCTCTTCCTCGGTCCGTAAAAAATGTGCAATATTAATTCTTTGTGatatgaattcaaataaatcgTCGTAATGTAGTTGTACATATTAATAATCATAGTGGAAGAAAAGGTAGCTATACGTATACATGAATTCTGTTATGAGTCATgctagtttattttttaataaaagacaTGTGAatgtatatactatataaaaagaTGGATATGACTCATTTTACCAAGAAAGTAAATTCTACGTCTTTTAATGACACATTTTATAGCAATTAATGCAGAATCTTGATAAGCACCAAGAGCAACAAAttaaagtagtactccctccgtccctgattaagagtcatacttttacatttcgatccgtccctaactaagagtcatatttcatttttaccataaatagtaagtaggtctcacattccactaactcaattcactcacatttttattataaattcactcacatttttattataaaaccaatataaaaaatgggtctcacattccactaactttttcagccaatttttctttacttttcttaaaactcatgtccgatcaaagtgtgacttttaattggggacggagggagtaacttatAAAACATGCAACATGAATACCTTGCAACTTCAATGTGATGTctccaaaatatatataaataagtaaTGATCACTTTcccatttatttatgaattaatagtattaattacttATGCTATGCACATGTATTGAATTAACTTTACTTATGCTGTAAACAtgtattgaattaattttacttataCTACACACATGTAATATTGATTGAGTTATAGAATCGAAGTGGtgaactatattttatctaattacTCAAGACTTTGATCAACACttggtccatattattagttcaactttacacaatttcaacCAAACAATAAAACATATTGTCGGCCAAAGCTTGAATGAACTTTTAAGAATAAAGAGCATCCGGTCAAGtttctctttccctttttctttttggatacATGCAATACCAAATATTTGAAccctagtagtactatatttccGAAAAATTAAACTACTACTGTATAAACAGTTAAATACCataaaatgcaacattaacACGGATTTATTCACACAACTATATCATTCTAATATTTGTAATCACACCATTCTCAATCGTGGTTTTAGCCAAGTTTGTTCAcctattaattattatcacACATGCTCCATTTattccactttaggagtctcatttgagttcggcacaaattttaagatatataaaaaaaagttggtgagaAAATAGTGAAATACGGGTCTacttttatggagtaatattagttttataataaaatgtgaatgaaaaaaaattactgcaaaaggttagtggaacaTAAAGattattactccttccgtcccacttaaaatgcaacatttgagaatcggcacgggattttatgcagtgttattttgtgagttaatgaagagagagtaaagtaggagagatgaaaaagtagagatagagttgtttacatttaaggaaacgtttcatttttaatgggacaaccaaaaaaggaaaacgttgcatttttaatgggacagagggagtactatttattggatattccaattaaaattcCTAAAGTGAAGCaccaaaaaatgataaacatgggacagaggaaatattaattttctcttaaaacTCGGAGatctcaaaaaatataaatggagGTACTATAGTTTGTAAGATCTTAAAATCCTAGTACTACTAGATTcgaataaaattatagtagtgcatatttacaattattaaGCCTAATTTTCGTcgaatttttattgttataaaaTAGTGTTTCcatatatcaatatttataagtttaaaTTTGCTGTTTCCAACTAGTAGTGATAGTCTCGATGTATGACATCGATGCTAGTATATCCGCACTGAACTACTATTATCCATTGGAATGCAGTGACAACGAGCTTGAAGTTGACTGCTCCATTTGCATTTATGTTAgcagtaatttataattagcATCATTAACTtctaattatcatttttattaatgtgaATTGAGTATCCCAGAAAtctccaaaaacaaaaaacacgGCCATTTTATAACTGGAAGATCTAGATTCTAGGCGCTAAACATTCATCTCTGATTTCCTCTTTTGATTCTATGGAGAAGATGCGCCAATGGGGCAGCCAGTCCGGCGGTTCATCCCCGGCGCGTCCCCACCACTCTCGCTCCTCCTCCGCCAGCGGCATTTCCACCATCAAGCGCACTCAGAACTACGCCGCCAAAGCCGCCGCTCAGCGCCTGGCTCAGGTCATGGCCTCGCAGGCTGCCGACGATGACGACGACGCTGCCGTCGGGGACAATGATGCTGATTTCGGACTCCGATTCAATCCTCCTCTTCCGCTATCTCTCTCCAGGCCGCCTCTTAACACTAATGGAGCTACCAACGGCACTAAGATTATTAGATCTTCCTCCGATGCGGTAATTTTTTATCGTGTGCTTCTTCTAATTCCAAAATTACTTTATCACTTGCTTTTGTGCATTTTATCTGCATTTGAATTCTCGTGTTAGCAATGTTGAGATGCGGTTTAATAGTATAACTGCATTTTCTTCTGCTTTTTTAGCTGGATTCTTTGAGGAATCACCTGCTACTGGGGGATTGTTGTTTGGAAACATAAATGTGGAAAAATCGTCCCATAGCGAGATCTCTGAGATTTTATGCCTAGATTGTGCCAGAGAGGGGCATTTTGTTGCAGAGGAACCATAATTTGATGCTAATTtgaggtttttttttcttcctgtGATTGTTTGGAATATTGTTTTGTTAGGTTACTCGCGACTTATTGGAAATTCAACCACCACGATCAACTTCAACAGGAAGGCCGTCAATGTCAACTAGAACAGTGCCGTCTGTACCTCCTAGTAGGCCTTCTGTGAAAACTCCTACACCTATTCCGGCAATTGATCCTCCTAGCAGCCGGCAGAGAGAAAAGAAGTACCCAGAATCCATCTTTTGATGCTTTGAGTCTTTGCTAGTTTCCGTATTTCAATTGGAAAATATTCTCCTTTAGAAAAGTTCTGGGATAACTAACTTCGTCCTTGCATGATCATTACATCATTCTACAGTTCCATTAGCTTCTTAAATCAGAATTTTAGTGCATCAACTATCTACTCATACAATATAGAATCTATTTGATATGAACTGATCACTGATGTGTACAGATATTAACTGCAGATTCTCACCAGATATAGGACAACAAAATCTGAGAGATGCTGGAGATGGGCGTGCTTCTTCTGCACTTCGTGATGAAGTATGTTTGGCACATCCACACTTTAGCTGTATAGATCTTAAAAAATCTGGGGTTTTTAGGTTGTATATTCTCAAACTAATATCTACTTCTTAACAGCTTGATATGCTgcaagaagaaaatgaaaatattgttgaGAAGGTCTGTCCGTCTTTTATAACCAGCATTGCTCTTATTCCCTAATGCAAGTCTAacaatgtttatttatttgtctGATTTGGATTTTACAGCTCAGACTTGCAGAGGAGAGTTGGGAAGCAGCTGAAGCAAGAGTCAAGGAGCTTGAGAAACAGGTGATGCATTCTCCATTCCATTTACTTTTATTGCAAGTAAATCTTCGCAAAATATTTAGTACTGTATGTGATTGTGTTGTTAAGTAAATTCGAATCTGATTAGGACTTGGGAGAAATGAAGAGGAATATGTAGCAACCTTGAAAGAGACCATATTTACCTTCATTAGCTCTTTGCACTCAAAATTGTGGGTGTTTGTTTACCTTTTGGAATTATCACTACCCAGATGATTTATTCGAATAACATAGGAAATGCATCAAGCAATCTGTCTCTAAGAATTATCCTGATAAGGTGGTTTCCTGATTGTGAGTTACTGTTGTAACTTTATGTCTTATATTAATAACTTTGAACCAGTAATAAACAATGATATTCAATCTGAAAGCAGGTTTACTTATTCTTTATTGTCAAGCTTGTTTGGCCTTATTCTTTCTATTCTAGATGTTGGTCTTTAGAAATTAGATGGAATGCTAACTTATCCAATTCGGCCATGTCTTGGGGGCAATCTAGAATGAAGAAATGGAGTCAATACTCCATAGTTTAATAGGACAGAGTTTACCAAGGgtccaattttggaaactcttgCATCCTGAAAGTTATGTATACTATCAGTTTTGGATCCTAAGAGTCTAAGACTCCTGCATTAACTTCTCCAGTGACCAGTCTGGGGCTATGGCTGCTCATTCATAATATGCCCTTAGTTTCAAAtcgctatttttttttctaaataagaTTGAAACCTACTGATCATACCTTTGTTTCATTCTGTATTTCAGACAACTTAAACTTAATTCTAGTTGtattttactccctctgtccaaaaaaaaaatagtctcatttgtggatggcacgggttttaatgcgtaactggtaaagtatgagagaaagagaaaaaattgtgaGAAAGTTTCCATAAATAGAAACGagactaattttggtggacgaaccaaaatggaaaaatttgACTGTTTTTCGTGGATGGAGgtagtaaattttttacttGTTGAGTACCTTGACATATCAAATGTACTCTTCAGGTAGCTGCTCTTGGAGAAGGAGTTTCTTTGGAAGCTAAACTTTTGAGCAGGTATATTATCTATTAACAACAAAAACCTCCATTATGCCACCTTTTTCTCCGTTCTCAATATGCTAATATTGCACATTGATAATGTACAGAAAGGAAGCAGCATTGCGTCAAAGAGAGGTGactttcttttattatcttcACTTCACTTTAGTCTTATTACATGGACTGTTTTGTCCCCTAAGACAAATTGATTTGAAATGGCTTTGTTTATacctttatgaattttgtttgttCTAAAATTGATCTAGGCTGCTCTTAAAGAGGCTAGGCGTGCAAAAGATGACGTGGAAGTGTCATCATTGCAATCTGATATTAAGGTGAGGAAGGTTAGCTTAGACTTGTTTAGAAATACTAGTGCAGCATACTGCTTTTACAAATGTTACCCCATTACTGATTCAGCTGGCAAAAAAAGAGTCT
This window contains:
- the LOC125207848 gene encoding coiled-coil domain-containing protein SCD2-like: MEKMRQWGSQSGGSSPARPHHSRSSSASGISTIKRTQNYAAKAAAQRLAQVMASQAADDDDDAAVGDNDADFGLRFNPPLPLSLSRPPLNTNGATNGTKIIRSSSDAVTRDLLEIQPPRSTSTGRPSMSTRTVPSVPPSRPSVKTPTPIPAIDPPSSRQREKKFSPDIGQQNLRDAGDGRASSALRDELDMLQEENENIVEKLRLAEESWEAAEARVKELEKQVAALGEGVSLEAKLLSRKEAALRQREAALKEARRAKDDVEVSSLQSDIKLAKKESAAVAEQLRGTESEVKALRSMTQRIVLTQHEMEDVVLKRCWLARYWGLAAKLGICADIAASKHEYWSSLAPLPLEIVLSAGQKAKEERWDKGHNNSQRSKLVEDFDLTGDGNIESTLAVEMGLRELASLKVEESVVLAFAQQRRHNSTKTSIPDLRSPIDPKYTEAFELSAEESEDVLFKEAWLTYFWRRAKAYGIEEEKAKKRLEFWISRSGKAPTSHDAFNVEQGLMELRKLAIEPRLWEASRKELEQDASLLN